Proteins encoded by one window of Taeniopygia guttata chromosome 1A, bTaeGut7.mat, whole genome shotgun sequence:
- the ATF4 gene encoding cyclic AMP-dependent transcription factor ATF-4 isoform X1, with amino-acid sequence MSFLNNEMLLGDSISPFSQPCSVAEESLGLLDDYLEVAEPLGSHGFSSDKAKAVSSNWLAVDSLGNTIDSSQEDAFSGMEWMVEKMDLKEFDFDALLGMEHLEATVSPDELMATLEDTCDLFNATIQEFHNKELPLINNVITHLPESPVGADPMAPLTSLWSFPLSPGSLTSTPDHSFSLELGSEVDVLEGERKREYPTVVVVITKSEKEDENHSDDSGICMSPDSYLGTPQHSPTNSLGSPNGNQFPADAPCGSVQSKPYDHPAEKVVSAKVKGEKKIDKKLKKMEQNKTAATRYRQKKRAEQEALSGECRELEQKNQALKEKADSLSKEIQYLKDLIEEVRKAKGKRARVPE; translated from the exons ATGAGCTTCTTGAACAACGAGATGCTGTTGGGGGATTCAATATCCCCCTTCAGCCAGCCGTGTTCGGTGGCTGAGGAAAGTCTGGGACTCCTAGATGACTACCTGGAGGTGGCCGAGCCCCTCGGTTCGCATGGGTTCTCCAGCGACAAGGCTAAGGCAGTCTCCTCCAACTGGCTTGCTGTGGACAGTTTAGGCAACACCATAGATAGCAGTCAGG AGGATGCCTTCTCTGGCATGGAGTGGATGGTGGAGAAGATGGATCTGAAGGAATTTGATTTTGATGCCCTGTTAGGTATGGAACATCTGGAAGCCACCGTCTCACCAGACGAGCTGATGGCCACGTTGGAAGACACGTGTGATCTATTTAATGCTACCATCCAGGAATTTCACAACAAAGAACTTCCACTGATAAATAATGTAATCACCCATCTCCCCGAATCCCCTGTTGGAGCAGATCCAATGGCCCCATTGACTTCCCTTTGgtcttttcccctctccccaggGTCTCTCACTTCCACTCCAGACCACTCATTTAGTTTAGAGCTAGGTAGTGAAGTGGATGTTctggaaggagaaagaaaacgGGAGTACCCCACTGTTGTGGTGGTGATCACCAAATCTGAGAAAGAGGACGAGAACCACTCTGATGATAGTGGAATATGCATGAGCCCAGACTCCTACCTGGGAACCCCCCAACACAGCCCCACCAATTCACTTGGATCCCCCAATGGCAACCAGTTCCCTGCAGATGCCCCTTGTGGCTCTGTGCAGTCCAAACCATACGATCATCCTGCAGAGAAGGTAGTGTCAGCAAAggtgaaaggagaaaagaaaatagataaGAAACTAAAAAAGATGGAGCAGAATAAGACTGCTGCCACACGTTACCGGCAGAAAAAGAGGGCGGAACAGGAGGCACTGTCTGGGGAGTGCAGAGAGTTGGAGCAGAAGAACCAGGCCCTGAAGGAGAAAGCAGATTCCCTTAGTAAGGAAATTCAGTACTTAAAAGATCTGATAGAAGAGGTCCGCAAGGCCAAGGGCAAAAGAGCTAGAGTCCCCGAGTAG
- the ATF4 gene encoding cyclic AMP-dependent transcription factor ATF-4 (The RefSeq protein has 1 frameshift compared to this genomic sequence) — protein sequence MSFLNNEMLLGDSISPFSQPCSVAEESLGLLDDYLEVAEPLGSHGFSSDKAKAVSSNWLAVDSLGNTIDSSQEDAFSGMEWMVEKMDLKEFDFDALLGMEHLEATVSPDELMATLEDTCDLFNATIQGISQQRTSTDK from the exons ATGAGCTTCTTGAACAACGAGATGCTGTTGGGGGATTCAATATCCCCCTTCAGCCAGCCGTGTTCGGTGGCTGAGGAAAGTCTGGGACTCCTAGATGACTACCTGGAGGTGGCCGAGCCCCTCGGTTCGCATGGGTTCTCCAGCGACAAGGCTAAGGCAGTCTCCTCCAACTGGCTTGCTGTGGACAGTTTAGGCAACACCATAGATAGCAGTCAGG AGGATGCCTTCTCTGGCATGGAGTGGATGGTGGAGAAGATGGATCTGAAGGAATTTGATTTTGATGCCCTGTTAGGTATGGAACATCTGGAAGCCACCGTCTCACCAGACGAGCTGATGGCCACGTTGGAAGACACGTGTGATCTATTTAATGCTACCATCCA AATTTCACAACAAAGAACTTCCACTGATAAATAA